One genomic segment of Brassica napus cultivar Da-Ae chromosome A3, Da-Ae, whole genome shotgun sequence includes these proteins:
- the LOC106351031 gene encoding polycomb group protein EMBRYONIC FLOWER 2-like, producing the protein MNCNCSRMIDQTHMEYFREHMSDEEKIAAQESLKATYGPPIEFYTFFRRRAIKNPLFLQRSLKYKTEAKRQRRIQMTLFLPGSKDAAGVETQELFPLFIMLARLVSSKTTAKSSSAIYKFSRACILTGDDGVSQPQANFLLPRMDRLALDAKSGSLVILFISFAGAQNSQSGIDSSKIHSGNIGGHCLWSKIPLESLYSSWKEYPNMDLGEKATSVSLVEMQPCFLQLMSMSEKFVEIQVPSNPLTSSSPQQVQVTISAQEVGATENPPYRSSFSFSDFPASSVVLPIHRLRKGQVAFNYSYYNNKLQKTEVTGDFTCPLCKVKCASFKGLECHIATHDFFNFEFWVNEKYPAVNVSLNEVTLTETSKCFKKEKKGDPNARLEPYPFSSMKSSRRKQKTPVRNPRPRPIKTDDAADSVKCEKSQTVPPGMGPADLQMMNMWNSFMKKHRVITGGCIACGCEAFSKLHGPFLVRNLDLLWCWKKYIWTLKIYGRLDAQTLNNCMVLFEQLPVEDTEAFILS; encoded by the exons ATGAACTGCAATTGTTCCAGAATGATAGATCAGACGCACATGGAATACTTCCGTGAGCATATGTCTGACGAGGAGAAGATTGCTGCTCAGGAGAGCCTCAAAGCAACGTATGGCCCGCCTATAGAGTTCTACACCTTTTTCCGGCGTCGTGCTATTAAGAAT CCCTTGTTTCTTCAGCGAAGTTTGAAATATAAGACTGAAGCCAAACGTCAAaggag AATACAAATGACTTTGTTCCTTCCGGGCAGTAAAGATGCTGCTGGTGTAGAAACTCAAGAACTCTTTCCTCTTTTTATTATGCTGGCAAGACTCGTTTCTTCTAAGACTACCGCAAAG TCGTCTTCTGCAATATATAAGTTCAGTCGAGCATGTATCCTAACTGGGGATGATGGAGTTAGTCAACCTCAAGCCAACTTTCTTCTCCCTCGAATGGATAGACTCGCGTTGGATGCAAAATCAGGATCACTCGTTATCTTATTTATCAGCTTTG CTGGTGCGCAAAATTCTCAATCTGGCATTGATTCAAGCAAGATCCATTCAG GAAACATAGGTGGACATTGCCTATGGAGCAAAATACCCTTGGAATCTCTCTATTCTTCGTGGAAGGAATATCCAAATATGGACTTGGGAGAGAAAGCAACTTCAGTCTCTCTTGTTGAAATGCAGCCTTGCTTTTTACAG CTAATGTCTATGAGTGAGAAGTTTGTCGAGATTCAGGTTCCCAGCAATCCCCTCACCTCG AGCTCACCGCAGCAAGTCCAAGTCACCATATCTGCACAAGAGGTTGGAGCAACGGAAAATCCTCCTTATCGTTCTTCATTTTCATTTAGTGACTTCCCTGCCTCTTCAGTAGTGTTGCCAATTCACAG GTTGAGAAAAGGACAAGTAGCTTTCAATTACAGTTACTATAACAACAAATTACAGAAAACTGAAG TAACTGGAGACTTTACTTGTCCATTGTGCAAAGTAAAATGTGCCAGTTTTAAG GGCCTGGAATGTCACATTGCAACCCATGATTTCTTCAATTTCGAATTTTGG GTAAATGAAAAATATCCGGCTGTAAATGTGTCTCTCAATGAGGTAACGTTAACCGAG ACTagtaagtgtttcaaaaaagaaaaaaagggcGACCCTAACGCAAGGCTGGAACCATACCCTTTCTC CTCAATGAAATCCAGCCGTAGGAAGCAGAAGACTCCGGTAAGGAACCCAAGGCCGAGGCCAATTAAGACTGACG ATGCTGCTGACTCTGTTAAATGTGAGAAGAGCCAAACAGTTCCTCCAGGAATGGGTCCTGCAGACTTGCAAATGATGAACATGTGGAACTCTTTTATGAAGAAGCACCG AGTTATCACAGGTGGTTGCATCGCATGTGGATGTGAGGCGTTCTCAAAACTGCACGGACCCTTCTTGGTCCGAAATCTGGACTTGCTCTG GTGCTGGAAAAAGTATATCTGGACACTGAAGATTTATGGGCGCCTTGACGCCCAAACCTTGAACAACTGTATGGTGCTTTTCGAACAGCTTCCAGTTGAAGACACAGAAGCCtttattttaagttaa
- the LOC106349609 gene encoding uncharacterized protein LOC106349609 produces the protein MDYMDSETQEPDDLPYLETEYDMPPPLAAECKSFKWKIEVIDTAGKIEGKMITSKEVWKIQNSKVIVHFDEVSGQPIGESGGLLGSWLGQLSNDVNLLPINYSDWRMVNPHIKNKVWEVIQSKFWFDDPATRKVFVMSALGSRCKDVKLHLWKEYKRDSLSETLLNRPENVPENQWGHFVHMRFTEKWKEKLTTLLGQKSHVTNNAIASLDDEYAQVFGPERPGRVRCVGRGPTPSKLVNHSPVTRQEIENSEMVIDLKSQVKELSDQVKGMTTFIQQVIGTSTGEQARVWASSFAVAFANIPNPAFANVPSPPNPNQERSDDAVRD, from the exons ATGGATTACATGGACTCAGAAACACAAGAACCAGATGATTTACCATATCTGGAAACAGAGTACGACATGCCTCCTCCACTTGCTGCCGAATGCAAAAGTTTCAAATGGAAAATAGAAGTTATAG ATACTGCTGGGAAAATCGAAGGCAAAATGATAACATCTAAAGAAGTTTGGAAAATTCAAAATAGCAAAGTGATTGTTCATTTTGACGAAGTTAGTGGCCAGCCAATCGGAGAGTCGGGAGGTCTACTAGGGTCATGGTTAGGTCAACTAAGCAATGATGTGAATTTGCTACCCATTAACTACAGTGACTGGAGAATGGTTAATCCtcacataaaaaataaagtctGGGAAGTAATACAG tcCAAATTCTGGTTTGATGATCCAGCGACAAGAAAAGTGTTTGTGATGAGTGCATTAGGTAGCAGATGCAAAGATGTCAAACTACATCTTTGGAAAGAATACAAGCGAGACAGTCTAAGTGAGACATTGCTCAATCGACCAGAAAATGTTCCTGAAAATCAATGGGGTCATTTCGTTCACATGAGATTCACTGAAAAGTGGAAG GAAAAACTTACGACGTTGTTGGGCCAAAAGTCACATGTGACAAACAATGCTATTGCTAGTTTGGATGATGAATATGCACAAGTTTTTGGTCCAGAGCGTCCAGGACGAGTACGGTGTGTTGGTCGTGGACCTACACCTTCAAAATTAGTGAACCATTCACCTGTTACGAGACAAGAGATAGAGAATTCAGAAATGGTTATTGACCTGAAGTCACAAGTGAAAGAATTATCAGATCAAGTCAAGGGAATGACTACATTCATCCAACAAGTAATTGGTACTTCAACTGGTGAACag GCAAGAGTATGGGCTTCAAGTTTTGCTGTAGCTTTTGCTAACATACCAAACCCAGCTTTTGCCAACGTACCATCTCCACCAAATCCAAATCAg GAACGGAGTGATGATGCTGTTAGAGACTAA
- the LOC106349608 gene encoding uncharacterized protein LOC106349608, which translates to MRGLAAGFLKAKVGNGQRLSFWYDRWTPLGPLITRFGELGPRELQIDEYALVKDACNSEGWLLRGARSQAAEELHLHLTTIPLPSLSATDDSYVWEVGGNELQEFSTSKTWSQVRNRATEQRWTQNIWFKGHTPRHAFTTWVAHQDRLPTRTRLVAWGMQIPSLCCLCSLVDESRDHLFLRCEVSGTVWGYVLRRLGYFHRGFHTWVAFTDWMRLRDTVVSVTLKRVAAQATIASIWTERNKRLHDGVSQTPASLFKKIDRNVRDTILGKRKTALFQHLMQEWLRHE; encoded by the coding sequence ATGCGCGGTCTTGCAGCGGGTTTCCTGAAGGCAAAAGTGGGTAATGGGCAACGACTAAGCTTCTGGTATGATCGTTGGACGCCTCTTGGGCCTCTCATCACTCGGTTTGGAGAACTTGGCCCGAGAGAACTGCAAATTGATGAATATGCACTGGTGAAGGATGCTTGCAATAGTGAAGGATGGCTTCTTAGGGGAGCTCGTTCCCAGGCTGCTGAGGAGCTTCACCTACACCTTACTACCATCCCTCTCCCCTCGTTAAGTGCTACGGATGATTCTTATGTGTGGGAGGTGGGTGGAAATGAGTTGCAGGAGTTCTCCACGAGTAAAACCTGGAGTCAAGTAAGGAACAGAGCAACAGAACAGCGCTGGACCCAAAATATTTGGTTCAAAGGTCACACTCCCCGCCATGCTTTCACTACCTGGGTAGCTCATCAGGACCGATTACCTACTAGAACTAGACTGGTCGCGTGGGGAATGCAAATACCTTCACTATGCTGCCTTTGTTCCTTGGTGGATGAAAGCAGGGATCATTTATTTCTACGCTGTGAGGTTAGCGGAACTGTTTGGGGCTACGTATTGAGGAGACTTGGCTACTTCCATAGGGGGTTCCATACTTGGGTTGCTTTTACTGACTGGATGAGGCTTCGGGATACGGTGGTGAGCGTGACTCTTAAACGCGTTGCTGCTCAGGCCACAATTGCCAGTATATGGACTGAGAGAAACAAACGCCTTCATGACGGAGTATCTCAAACGCCTGCCTCCTTATTCAAGAAGATTGATCGCAACGTCAGGGACACAATACTTGGAAAGAGGAAGACTGCCCTGTTCCAGCATCTAATGCAGGAATGGCTGCGACATGAATAG
- the LOC106349610 gene encoding polycomb group protein EMBRYONIC FLOWER 2-like, which yields MRVSIYSVLAGNIGGHCFLSKIPLETLYSSWKKYPNMGLGERATSVSLVEMQPYFLQLKCIMSEQCVEIQVPRNPLTSSSPQQVQVTISAQEVGATENPPYRSSFSFNDFPASSVVLPINRLRKGQVAFNYRYYNNKLQKTEVTGDFTCPICSVKCASFKGLECHMPSTHDLFNFEFWVNEKYPAVNVSLKSEVTFTETNKGDPNARLEPYPFSSMKSSRRKQKTPVRNPRPRPIKTDDAADSVKSEKSQTVPPGMGPADLQMMNMWNSFMKKHRVITGGCIACGCEAFSKLHGPFLVRNLDLLWCWKKYIWTLKIYGRLDAQTLNNCMVLFEQLAN from the exons ATGAGAGTTTCTATTTACTCTGTATTGGCAGGCAACATAGGAGGACATTGCTTCCTGAGCAAAATACCCTTGGAAACTCTCTATTCGTCCTGGAAGAAATATCCAAATATGGGCTTGGGAGAGAGAGCAACTTCAGTCTCTCTCGTTGAAATGCAGCCTTACTTTTTACAG CTAAAGTGTATAATGAGTGAGCAGTGTGTCGAGATTCAGGTTCCCAGAAACCCCCTCACCTCG AGCTCACCACAGCAAGTCCAAGTCACCATATCTGCACAAGAGGTTGGAGCAACGGAAAATCCTCCTTATCGTTCTTCATTTTCATTTAATGACTTCCCTGCCTCTTCGGTAGTGTTGCCAATTAACAG GTTGAGAAAAGGACAAGTTGCTTTCAATTACAGATATTATAACAACAAACTACAGAAAACTGAAG TAACTGGAGACTTCACTTGTCCAATCTGCTCAGTAAAATGTGCCAGTTTTAAG gGCCTGGAGTGTCACATGCCATCAACCCATGATCTCTTCAATTTCGAATTTTGG GTAAATGAAAAATATCCGGCTGTAAATGTGTCTCTCAAGAGTGAGGTAACGTTCACCGAG aCTAATAAGGGCGACCCTAACGCAAGGCTGGAACCATACCCTTTCTC CTCAATGAAATCCAGCCGTAGGAAGCAGAAGACTCCGGTAAGGAACCCAAGGCCGAGGCCAATTAAGACTGACG ATGCTGCTGACTCTGTTAAAAGTGAGAAGAGCCAAACAGTTCCTCCAGGAATGGGTCCTGCAGACTTGCAAATGATGAACATGTGGAACTCTTTTATGAAGAAGCACCG AGTTATCACAGGTGGTTGCATCGCATGTGGATGTGAGGCGTTCTCAAAACTACACGGACCCTTCTTGGTCCGAAATCTGGACTTGCTCTG GTGCTGGAAAAAGTATATCTGGACACTGAAGATTTATGGGCGCCTTGACGCCCAAACCTTGAACAACTGTATGGTGCTTTTCGAACAGCTTGCAAATTGA